GGGCTAGGCAAATCAAAATTAAGCTTGTGTGAAGATGAGGCAGATGCAGAAGTACTTTTACTGAAGTAAAATGCCTGCTAGACGCAATTACCaaaattttttcttttatattacTGCAATAATTATCagttttttttatcttattATACCTCTGAGCACAAATGGTTAAAAGAAAAACGAATATTAGTATACCAGCATCTAAAAATTAAATATGTCATGTATGAATCACTCTTGCGAGATGATGCATTCCAAAGGATCAGATTCAAAAATTATACTACACCGCTGTTTCAGGTAATGAAAATTATTCCCATTCCAGACAATCATAGAAAGGTATCATATTGGCAGAGAAACATATAATCTCATGATTGATCTAAACCAAAATAGAATGGAGAAGATAATCAAGCGCATAATATCTTTTCAGCTATACCAACAATTTTTTTGGATATTTGTCCTGCAAGAAGATCTCAATTTAAAGTAATTTACAAAGGTATTTTGGTCTCAAATTCTACAGCATTGAATGCTAAAAGTAAGGTAATCTTAAGATTAAATGCACAGATGATCACTATAAACTCCCTCAGGAAACAGAAGGAAAAAGTAAAAATATATCATTTCACCTAGTTATGAGAACTGCAGCAGTTTAACAACAAATACAACCTGATCTCAACAAGCTCCTTTCGCAGGTATATCATGAAGTAGTTTTCTTAAAAGGTTACAGGCGTATGCACCTATTTCAGAAGCTTCACTGACATACACAACTGAATCACTCACTAAACTTGTTACACGGTCACAAGACAGTTAAATATTTTTCAGAATTGAGAAAACTTAATGTCAGAAGGCAAAAGAATGATAGTGATGTCACACTCCTTGTAATTAGGAAACATATAAGTATGAATTGCTTAGCACTAAACAACGGAAGAAGAAATCCATCATCATATAGTAGACTTCCAAAGTAACACACTAGGTACAGAATCATACTTGGAATGCTAGGTTTGAGGTCCACCGTCAACTGAACAGCAACTAGTTGATTATCTTCGTCTCTAGTACCCAAGACAGCTCTAGAATCCCCCAAGTTACAAATTATAAGATTTTGTCCCTGTAGAAACAGCAAGATAAATGGGTTGGAGCTTAAAAAAGATGCAGCTGCAGCTTTTCAATAAAGAAAGGACATTAGACATCATAAAAAGATTCAGTATTGACCAACAAAATAGGTGTAGTTCTACCTGCTTGAATACTGTAACTGCTGTTGTTCCACTGAACGCACAATCAATATTTCTGTGTAATTTCAGATCCCTGTCCATAACATAGAATGCCCGCAAGAATGAAGCTCTCAATGCTGGGAAAAATTCTGGGTGCTCGCCATTCTCCTCATTTTCAAGGGAAGCGTCAGTGTCTTCAACCCTGTGTGGAGTAGTACCTCCTGTAGTAGTCCCATTCCTTCCTAAATTTGCACTCAACTTTACAGGGAGAAGGTCTCTGACCCTCTTGGCAACCAAATGCCCATTTGGTCCATGGCCGTCAAAAACACCACAAAACACGGTGTCATGTTTTGAACCAAAATTCTGCAAGTGAAAAGCAAGCATTATTCTTGGAACCAACTATATAATACCAGAAAGGGCATCCTCAACATGGAAATCAAGACTGCACAATCATTCTAGGTGCAGTTTACAATTAAGCCAATTAAGAATTAGAAAATGATCACTCCATAGCCATCACCACATAGACTTAGAAAGTCTAGGTTCAGGAAGAAGTTGATGAAAAATGACCAAGCATATGACATGCTATAATCATATGACCTCTTTTGCCTCATTAAAGCAGGGGCTGAGaatgaaaatgttgaaatgaCTACACTCTTGTTTCCCACAATGGACATCAATTTCAAATGGCAATGCATGCAAAGATTTATTTTGCCAGCTGCATCATTAACATGTTTCAGCCCACAAGGTAAGCTGGCAGTCAGCCAGCCACAGCAACAAATGACAGCACTATTTAGAATTCAGTGAACTGTGTAGAAGATTCTAATGAAATCTAAGTCAGAAAGAAATAAGGACAACTTATGTGGCATCTACAGATAGATAGCCAAAATCAGTGAACCATGAAGAAGATTCTAGCGAAACCTAAATCTAAACAGACAAGATCATCTTATGTGGCATAATACATGTCGATAACCAAATAATAACTTAATAAAATATAAGGAAATGGCACGTCCCATCAGTAAATCCAACAAGTACATCAAGCAGATAAGACTGTCCATAAACAGAAATACTAAGGATAAGGATGAGGATCAAGTGGAGCCCCTTACTGCTTCCAGGTTTCTCCATCTGGAGAGCAATTATTAAGCACTGATTAAATTACTAAGTAAACCACCCTCGATCGGCAACGTCCAATGGCGATCCATGTGAAGCTCGGTAAGGGGAGACGAATCGAACTGGTATTCTAATCCAGATGTAGGGGGGTTCGGGCAGGCATTCTAGGACGTCATGACACATGTACGTCCCGTGTCAAAGTTAAAATCTTTCGTTGTCGGGGCCAGCTCAAGCATACCTAAAAACTCCTATTTAAAAAATAGCGTAAAAGCCAGACACTTCTGCTATTGCACGTTAACATCACATCTGGCCAAAGCAGAGCTCAACAAACCATGAACATGTTTCGTTTTCGTCGTATCAGAAACCTGCTTCTAGAGCGTCCGCGTTACGAGCTTCACATCACGCGGAGGAATCGGATGAAAAAGGTGTAGATGGTGGGAGATAAAAACAATTTCTTTACTGGGCATCTTTACTGCGCAAGAGGAAATGGTGGTTGTGGGTGTTACCTCCCAAACGACCATGGCGTCCTGGTTGACGCCCTTCTTTCCCTGCATGGTGTAgagcgacgccgcggcggaggcggaggcgccgtTCCCCGCGATGCGGCCCGGGGGCGCGGGCTCGGCGGCCCCCGAGCGGCGGCCCTCGGCGGACGACGCGGAGGCCGCgccgcggggccggcggcgccggatcGAGCGCACGGCCCACTTGTACTGCGCGGGCGCCGGTGCGACGGCGGTGACGCTGACGCCCAGCGCCGCGAGCAGGCACTCGAGGAGCTCGACgcagcagctgccgccgccgccgccgccgccggaggcctCGGCAGACGGGGTCGGCCCG
This portion of the Setaria viridis chromosome 7, Setaria_viridis_v4.0, whole genome shotgun sequence genome encodes:
- the LOC117865073 gene encoding probable protein phosphatase 2C 38 — protein: MVAVTAGRRAGAAGGVGGGRRRAGCGEQSQAQQRLLAVAVAARFAEAGPTPSAEASGGGGGGGSCCVELLECLLAALGVSVTAVAPAPAQYKWAVRSIRRRRPRGAASASSAEGRRSGAAEPAPPGRIAGNGASASAAASLYTMQGKKGVNQDAMVVWENFGSKHDTVFCGVFDGHGPNGHLVAKRVRDLLPVKLSANLGRNGTTTGGTTPHRVEDTDASLENEENGEHPEFFPALRASFLRAFYVMDRDLKLHRNIDCAFSGTTAVTVFKQGQNLIICNLGDSRAVLGTRDEDNQLVAVQLTVDLKPSIPSEAERIKQRRGRVFSLPDEPNVARVWLPTFNSPGLAMARSFGDFCLKNYGIISMPDVSYHCITEKDEFVVLATDGVWDVLSNDEVVSIISNAPSRVSAARFLVESAQRAWRTRYPTSKTDDCAAVCLFLNTEAASASSSSGTKDSTNIEASSSMHSLTVKSSTAVPANLVTALVADEEWSVLDAVSGSVTVPILPKPTSVVNESTKD